Proteins encoded in a region of the Armatimonadota bacterium genome:
- a CDS encoding AmmeMemoRadiSam system radical SAM enzyme, giving the protein MSPVATSTRTGSLAEILDSLTREAEVYHSLEDGSVRCLACGHRCVIREGKRGICQVRFNQGGRLYAPWGYVSGLNIDPIEKKPFFHVMPGTRTLTFGMLGCDLHCAYCQNWITSQALRDPAAGAPIERVSPEEMVELALRYNSPFITSSYNEPLITAEWAVSVFKIAQPHGIRGLFVSNGNLTPEVLDYLRPYLAGYKIDLKSMNDRSYRQLGTTLQNVLDGIRMVHRSGLWLEVVTLVVPGFNDSDEELREAARFLVSLSPDIPWHVTAFHRDYKMLDHHDTDVRTLLRAAEIGRSEGLRYVYAGNIPGAVGKWENTYCPQCDTLLVKRWGFRVLEDHLTGSGKCPKCNTPIPGVWS; this is encoded by the coding sequence ATGTCTCCGGTAGCGACATCAACCAGAACCGGTTCGCTGGCAGAGATACTGGACAGTCTGACCCGCGAGGCGGAGGTGTATCATTCTCTGGAAGACGGTTCGGTACGATGCCTCGCCTGCGGTCACCGCTGTGTCATCCGCGAGGGCAAACGAGGGATTTGCCAGGTGCGGTTTAATCAGGGGGGCAGGCTATATGCCCCATGGGGATACGTTAGCGGTTTGAACATAGACCCCATCGAAAAAAAGCCTTTCTTCCACGTTATGCCCGGCACGCGCACACTCACCTTCGGGATGCTGGGATGCGACCTGCACTGCGCATACTGCCAGAACTGGATTACCTCGCAGGCGCTGCGCGATCCCGCTGCCGGTGCTCCCATCGAGCGGGTTTCGCCCGAGGAGATGGTGGAACTTGCCCTGCGCTATAACTCGCCGTTCATCACCAGTTCCTACAACGAACCGTTGATCACCGCCGAGTGGGCAGTAAGCGTTTTCAAAATAGCACAACCACATGGCATCCGCGGGCTGTTCGTCTCCAACGGCAACCTCACGCCGGAAGTGCTCGATTACCTGCGCCCCTATCTGGCGGGGTATAAGATTGACCTGAAGAGCATGAACGACCGCAGCTACCGCCAGCTGGGGACCACCCTGCAGAACGTGCTGGATGGCATCCGCATGGTGCACCGATCGGGGTTGTGGCTAGAGGTAGTGACCCTGGTGGTGCCCGGCTTCAACGACAGCGACGAGGAGCTGCGTGAGGCAGCAAGGTTCCTGGTATCCCTGTCGCCGGACATCCCCTGGCACGTAACCGCATTCCATCGCGACTACAAGATGCTGGACCATCATGATACCGATGTGCGCACCCTGCTGCGGGCAGCGGAAATCGGGCGCAGTGAAGGGCTTCGCTACGTGTACGCGGGCAACATCCCGGGCGCGGTCGGCAAGTGGGAGAATACCTATTGTCCGCAGTGCGATACCCTGCTGGTGAAGCGCTGGGGTTTCCGCGTGCTGGAGGACCACTTGACCGGCTCCGGCAAGTGCCCGAAGTGCAATACACCGATACCCGGAGTGTGGTCATAG
- a CDS encoding pyrimidine-nucleoside phosphorylase, translating to MLRIPEIIQKKRDGAELSQEELEALVLGGMRGEVPDYQVAAWLMAVYFRGMTPHETTVLTSILQHSGRQLSLPPIGKPALDKHSTGGVGDKTSLVVVPLLAACGIAVPKMSGRGLSFTGGTVDKLESIPGLRTDFSAEEIRHLVEGVGACLAGQSPDLVPADKYLYALRDVTATVDCIPLIAASVMSKKLAGGAEYILLDVKAGSGAFMPRLSDALELARTLVEIGEMAGRHTLALVTDMSQPLGEAVGNALEVAEAIQVLQRKAEIASARFEALCIELAAYALLLVGMERQLDKARARVRACLDSGDALEMFRRIVRAQGGDVRVLDDLSLLPQARVKLPVFASGVGYIHAIDARRVGLLAVHLGAGRNRKEDAIDHAVGIRVLRHVGDHVEPSLPIAEVHAQEERKAQEIAEELQTCFVVGEGAPRFQPLVYAVVPEMFV from the coding sequence ATGCTTCGCATTCCTGAAATCATCCAGAAGAAGCGGGACGGTGCCGAGCTGAGCCAGGAAGAGCTGGAGGCGCTCGTGCTGGGCGGTATGCGCGGCGAGGTGCCCGACTATCAGGTGGCGGCGTGGCTGATGGCAGTGTATTTCCGGGGGATGACCCCGCACGAAACCACAGTCCTCACCTCCATCTTACAGCATTCCGGGCGACAGCTGAGCCTGCCCCCTATCGGGAAGCCCGCTTTGGACAAACACTCTACCGGCGGAGTAGGGGATAAAACCAGCCTGGTAGTTGTGCCTCTGCTGGCGGCTTGCGGGATAGCGGTTCCGAAGATGTCAGGTCGTGGGCTGAGCTTTACCGGCGGTACAGTGGACAAACTGGAATCCATCCCCGGCTTGCGCACCGATTTCAGTGCGGAAGAGATACGCCATCTGGTCGAGGGAGTAGGAGCCTGTCTGGCAGGTCAGTCGCCCGATCTGGTTCCTGCGGATAAATATCTGTACGCCCTGCGCGATGTGACCGCTACGGTGGATTGTATTCCGTTGATTGCTGCCAGTGTGATGAGCAAGAAACTGGCGGGAGGTGCGGAGTATATCTTGCTGGATGTGAAGGCAGGCTCGGGGGCGTTTATGCCGCGCCTGTCGGACGCGCTGGAGCTGGCGCGCACGCTGGTGGAGATTGGCGAAATGGCTGGGCGCCACACGCTGGCACTGGTCACCGACATGAGCCAGCCTCTGGGCGAGGCGGTAGGTAACGCGCTGGAAGTAGCGGAGGCGATACAGGTGTTGCAGCGTAAGGCTGAGATAGCGTCGGCAAGGTTTGAGGCTCTGTGTATCGAGCTGGCGGCGTACGCTTTGCTGCTGGTTGGTATGGAGAGACAGCTGGATAAGGCGCGTGCACGTGTCCGCGCGTGTCTGGACAGCGGCGACGCGCTGGAGATGTTTCGCCGAATCGTGCGGGCACAGGGCGGCGATGTGCGGGTGCTGGACGATCTCTCCCTCCTGCCTCAGGCGCGAGTGAAACTGCCCGTTTTCGCGTCCGGCGTGGGGTATATCCACGCTATCGATGCGCGTCGAGTGGGGCTGTTGGCGGTGCATTTGGGCGCGGGGCGTAACCGCAAAGAGGATGCCATAGACCATGCGGTAGGTATTCGCGTCCTGCGCCACGTGGGCGACCATGTAGAGCCATCTTTGCCCATCGCCGAAGTGCACGCCCAGGAAGAACGGAAGGCGCAGGAGATTGCGGAAGAGTTACAGACCTGCTTTGTGGTGGGTGAGGGCGCACCGCGCTTCCAGCCGCTGGTCTACGCGGTAGTGCCAGAGATGTTTGTGTGA
- the nfi gene encoding endonuclease V translates to MLSESQAFPFPQTPAEAVNLQIRLREQVKEEPLEVDAIRLVAGTDVSFERFGSDAWAGIIVVGIEDLQVVDRVVVRAPVRFPYVPGLLSFRESPPLLEAWQQLRTKPDVVLCDAHGRAHPRRFGMACHFGLLVDTPTIGCAKSLLCGEVETMSPMGDWFPVYDGEEMIGAALCTQPHMRPVYVSVGHRVDLPSAIEVVRRCVRGHRIPEPLRLAHELVNQARRASA, encoded by the coding sequence TTGTTGAGCGAGAGCCAAGCGTTTCCTTTCCCGCAGACTCCCGCGGAAGCGGTAAACTTGCAGATTCGCCTGCGCGAGCAGGTGAAGGAAGAGCCTCTGGAGGTGGACGCCATACGCCTCGTAGCGGGCACGGACGTCTCGTTTGAGCGGTTCGGTTCGGATGCGTGGGCAGGTATCATCGTCGTGGGTATAGAAGATCTACAGGTGGTGGACAGGGTGGTGGTACGTGCGCCTGTTCGCTTCCCGTATGTGCCCGGCTTACTTTCCTTCCGCGAGTCGCCGCCCCTGCTGGAGGCATGGCAGCAGCTTCGCACCAAGCCGGACGTGGTGCTTTGCGACGCACACGGTAGGGCGCATCCCCGGCGGTTCGGGATGGCGTGCCACTTCGGGTTGTTGGTAGACACTCCCACTATCGGCTGTGCCAAGAGCCTGCTCTGCGGTGAGGTGGAGACCATGTCGCCCATGGGCGACTGGTTCCCGGTCTATGACGGCGAAGAGATGATTGGCGCAGCGTTATGCACCCAACCTCACATGCGACCGGTGTACGTCTCGGTAGGGCATCGGGTAGACCTGCCCTCCGCCATAGAGGTCGTGCGCCGGTGTGTGCGCGGACACCGTATCCCCGAGCCTCTGCGCCTGGCGCATGAGCTGGTCAATCAAGCGCGGAGAGCATCTGCCTGA
- a CDS encoding UPF0182 protein → MWLWLLIGALVLLQMLVVAARFYTDWLWFAELGYTALFARIWSTRLALFVVFSLLFFAIAYLNLWLAHRFSSGMDEEWEERLRIRLGIAVPRTSQPFIFWAVLVLALLVGSQSSARWEQWLLFRHAQPFGVRDPLFGHDIAFYMFRLPFWRYLHTWFTFTLLATLLITTAYYYVNRGFEVFGTLTAFSPGVKPHLFLLAATWMALWGAGYWLDRYDVLFIPNRIFTGAGYVETTVRLPGLYVLLILSLFTSASLVWNIRRGRVLRLPLVMLGALVGTSVLVHAVVPAIVQSAIVNPNEWGLQKPYIERHLTATRQAFGLDNVEERTFEANTNLTVADLQRNSQTLSNVRIWDYQPLQMVFNSLQAFKQYYKFNDVDVDRYNFGSDYRQVMIAARELSQPDLPPSSKTWQNLRLQYTHGYGVVMTAVNTATAQGQPEYLMRDIPPQSKVPLRLERPEIYYGEVTDNPVIVDSKLDEFDYPTLHSGAESENQYTRYQGTGGIPIGRNLLAKFAYAFRMADSYLLLSGDLTPNSRLLFRRNIRERMQAITPFLMHDRDPYIVVADGKLWWMCDAYTVSDRYPYAKTLDIALDAFRYYRLNYIRNAVKVVIDAYNGSVHYYIADERDPMIQTYRRALPGLFKPLSEMPPSLRQHIRYPEDLFRIQSTIWALYHMRDPRVFYMREDQWEIAKQQSPESTVQGGEFQQMEPYYLIMRLPGESKEEFLLLIVYTPLNQEKMIAWMCAKCDGEDYGKMVLYRFPKERTIYGPAQMERLLGQVSEIRTQLRLWDQPGSQVVWGHLLVIPIEQSLLYVKPVYLQTTGGGEQRIPELKKVIVAYGDQRVMADTLEQGLQRIFGASGTTRTTTARPPAAAPAASAPALPAEDVRALVDRLAEAIRAAEGAQREGNWAEYGRQLERVKELVRRLQQQVKSP, encoded by the coding sequence ATGTGGCTCTGGCTGCTGATAGGCGCACTGGTGCTGCTCCAGATGCTGGTGGTAGCCGCGCGTTTCTACACCGATTGGCTCTGGTTTGCCGAACTGGGATATACTGCTTTGTTCGCCCGTATTTGGAGCACCAGGCTGGCGTTATTTGTTGTCTTCAGCCTGCTATTCTTCGCGATAGCCTATCTGAACCTGTGGTTAGCTCACCGATTCAGCTCGGGAATGGATGAGGAGTGGGAGGAGCGGTTACGCATCCGACTGGGTATTGCCGTGCCGCGTACCTCTCAGCCTTTTATCTTCTGGGCAGTGCTGGTGCTTGCACTGCTGGTGGGCAGTCAGAGCTCCGCACGGTGGGAACAGTGGTTGCTATTCCGACATGCCCAGCCCTTCGGTGTGCGCGACCCCTTGTTCGGACACGATATCGCCTTTTACATGTTCCGCCTGCCTTTCTGGCGGTACCTGCACACCTGGTTCACCTTCACGCTGCTCGCCACGCTGCTGATTACCACCGCGTATTACTACGTCAATCGAGGGTTTGAGGTGTTCGGCACGTTGACCGCCTTCTCGCCGGGGGTCAAACCGCACCTGTTCCTTCTGGCAGCAACATGGATGGCGCTGTGGGGCGCAGGTTACTGGTTAGACCGCTACGACGTGCTGTTCATCCCGAACCGTATCTTTACCGGCGCGGGCTATGTAGAAACCACCGTGCGCTTGCCCGGTTTATACGTACTGCTGATACTCAGCCTGTTCACCTCTGCCTCGCTGGTGTGGAATATTCGGCGCGGGCGGGTACTACGGCTTCCGCTGGTGATGCTAGGTGCGCTGGTGGGCACATCGGTACTCGTGCACGCGGTAGTACCTGCCATCGTGCAGAGTGCTATCGTGAATCCGAACGAATGGGGCTTACAAAAACCCTACATCGAGCGACACCTCACCGCCACCCGACAGGCGTTCGGGCTGGATAACGTGGAGGAGCGCACCTTTGAAGCAAACACCAACCTGACCGTCGCCGACCTGCAGCGCAATAGTCAAACGCTTTCCAACGTGCGCATCTGGGACTACCAGCCCCTGCAAATGGTCTTTAACTCTCTGCAGGCGTTCAAGCAGTACTACAAGTTCAACGATGTAGACGTGGACCGCTACAACTTCGGCAGCGACTACCGCCAGGTGATGATTGCGGCGCGGGAGCTGTCGCAACCCGATTTGCCCCCATCTTCTAAAACATGGCAAAACCTGCGCCTGCAGTATACGCACGGCTACGGCGTGGTGATGACCGCCGTGAACACCGCCACCGCGCAGGGGCAGCCGGAGTACCTGATGCGCGACATCCCCCCGCAGAGCAAGGTTCCCCTCCGGCTGGAACGACCGGAAATCTATTACGGCGAGGTGACAGATAACCCCGTCATCGTGGACTCGAAACTGGACGAGTTCGATTACCCCACCCTGCACAGCGGGGCGGAGAGCGAGAACCAGTACACACGCTATCAGGGCACAGGCGGTATCCCCATCGGCAGGAACCTGCTGGCGAAGTTCGCCTATGCTTTCCGCATGGCAGATAGCTACCTGCTGCTCTCAGGCGACCTGACACCCAACAGCCGCCTGCTGTTCCGACGTAACATCCGCGAGCGGATGCAGGCGATTACCCCCTTCCTGATGCACGACCGCGACCCCTATATCGTAGTAGCGGACGGTAAGCTGTGGTGGATGTGCGATGCCTACACCGTGAGCGACCGCTATCCCTACGCCAAAACACTGGACATCGCGCTGGACGCCTTTCGCTATTATCGCCTGAACTATATCCGCAACGCGGTGAAGGTGGTTATCGACGCCTACAATGGCTCGGTGCACTACTATATCGCCGATGAGCGCGACCCAATGATTCAGACCTATCGACGCGCCCTGCCCGGTTTGTTCAAACCGCTCTCCGAGATGCCTCCCAGCCTGCGTCAACACATCCGCTACCCGGAAGACCTGTTCCGCATCCAGAGCACCATCTGGGCGCTGTACCATATGCGCGACCCGCGCGTGTTTTATATGCGCGAAGACCAGTGGGAAATCGCCAAGCAGCAGTCACCCGAAAGCACCGTGCAGGGCGGTGAGTTCCAGCAGATGGAGCCGTATTACCTCATCATGCGCCTGCCTGGCGAGAGCAAAGAGGAGTTCCTGCTGCTGATTGTGTACACCCCGCTCAATCAGGAGAAGATGATAGCCTGGATGTGCGCCAAGTGCGACGGCGAAGACTACGGCAAGATGGTGCTCTATCGCTTCCCGAAGGAGCGTACCATTTACGGACCAGCCCAGATGGAACGCCTACTCGGACAGGTGTCGGAAATCCGTACGCAGCTGCGTCTGTGGGACCAGCCCGGTTCGCAGGTGGTGTGGGGACACCTGCTGGTGATACCGATTGAGCAATCCTTGCTGTACGTGAAGCCTGTGTACCTGCAGACCACCGGCGGCGGCGAACAGCGCATCCCGGAACTGAAGAAGGTCATCGTGGCATACGGTGATCAGCGCGTGATGGCGGATACGCTAGAACAGGGCTTGCAGCGAATCTTCGGCGCGTCAGGCACTACTCGAACCACTACCGCCAGGCCACCGGCGGCAGCACCTGCTGCGTCTGCACCGGCGTTGCCTGCAGAAGACGTGCGTGCTCTGGTAGACCGGCTCGCCGAAGCTATCCGCGCCGCCGAGGGAGCGCAACGAGAGGGCAACTGGGCGGAATACGGCAGACAGCTGGAGCGCGTGAAGGAGCTGGTGCGGCGCTTGCAGCAACAGGTGAAGTCTCCGTAG
- a CDS encoding DNA-binding protein → MRRHIFVDTSAWIDLVDESDRHHREAKAYYEQQIRQMGVELITSDYIIDETLTLIRYRMGMLFAQRFWNSIEQARSQNILRTIWVGQKAWQEAVALFFRYADQRFSFTDCTSFALLSQEPVDAVFSFDRDFVVAGFLTEP, encoded by the coding sequence ATGAGGCGACACATCTTTGTGGACACGAGTGCGTGGATAGATCTCGTAGACGAAAGCGATCGTCACCACCGAGAAGCAAAAGCCTACTATGAACAACAAATAAGGCAGATGGGTGTCGAGCTCATCACGTCTGACTACATTATTGACGAAACGCTTACCTTGATCCGCTATCGTATGGGCATGTTGTTCGCCCAAAGATTCTGGAATTCCATTGAGCAGGCGCGCAGTCAGAATATTCTCAGAACTATCTGGGTCGGTCAAAAGGCTTGGCAAGAAGCCGTTGCTCTGTTTTTTCGATACGCTGACCAGCGGTTCTCTTTCACGGACTGCACCAGCTTTGCATTGCTATCCCAAGAGCCTGTGGATGCAGTTTTCTCGTTCGACAGGGACTTCGTCGTTGCAGGCTTTCTGACAGAACCATAA